In Deltaproteobacteria bacterium, a genomic segment contains:
- a CDS encoding serine hydrolase — protein MRRLLLGIALFGLLVLAGWGLAWLRTGARVGAGFAAKVTCSLVHLSRFDAAHVVGDYVAHEVAPLGPVLSVTTTPDGAEARVLGGVVSARAVLRPGLGCTLVEAGETWPLAGPAAGVAFARPRLDPALPWPAGEAPPAEPPPPAVAAAIERAFAEPGPPGRRQTQAVVVVRDGRLVAERYAPGVGPETPLLAWSMAKSVTMALVGTLVLHGRLDPAAPAPVPEWRGAGDPRGAITLDQLLRQSSGLAFGEDYTPGGDASRMLFTRPDTGAFAAAMPLAFPPDTHWSYSSGTSNVIARLVRDVFGGDLAAMVRHANESLFDPAGMTSAFFEPDASGSFVGSSYLHMTARDWARFGELFRQDGVWNGRRLLPEGWVRYAATPTPAAPQGAYGAHWWLNAGTPGHPEDRPWPRIPAEVRAARGHSGQWVAVVPSARLVVVRLGLTVPDEEPLDGTETLIAELLAAYAR, from the coding sequence ATGCGACGCCTGCTCCTCGGGATCGCGCTCTTCGGCCTGCTCGTGCTCGCCGGCTGGGGCCTCGCCTGGCTGCGCACGGGCGCCCGGGTCGGTGCCGGCTTCGCCGCCAAGGTGACCTGCTCGCTCGTCCACCTCTCGCGCTTCGACGCCGCGCACGTGGTCGGCGACTACGTCGCGCACGAGGTCGCCCCGCTCGGGCCGGTGCTCTCGGTCACGACGACACCGGACGGTGCCGAGGCGCGCGTGCTCGGCGGCGTGGTCTCGGCGCGGGCGGTCCTGCGCCCGGGGCTCGGCTGCACCCTCGTCGAGGCCGGCGAGACCTGGCCGCTCGCCGGGCCGGCCGCCGGCGTCGCGTTCGCGCGCCCCCGGCTCGACCCGGCCCTGCCCTGGCCGGCCGGCGAGGCGCCGCCCGCGGAGCCGCCGCCGCCGGCCGTGGCCGCCGCGATCGAGCGCGCGTTCGCCGAGCCGGGCCCGCCCGGGCGGCGCCAGACCCAGGCGGTGGTCGTGGTCCGCGACGGGCGGCTCGTCGCCGAGCGCTACGCCCCGGGCGTCGGGCCCGAGACCCCGCTCCTCGCCTGGTCGATGGCGAAGAGCGTGACGATGGCGCTCGTCGGCACGCTCGTCCTGCACGGGCGCCTCGACCCGGCCGCGCCGGCCCCCGTCCCCGAGTGGCGCGGGGCCGGCGACCCGCGCGGCGCGATCACGCTCGACCAGCTCCTGCGCCAGTCGAGCGGGCTCGCCTTCGGCGAGGACTACACCCCGGGCGGCGACGCCTCGCGCATGCTCTTCACGCGGCCCGACACGGGGGCCTTCGCCGCGGCCATGCCGCTCGCCTTCCCGCCCGACACGCACTGGTCCTACTCGAGCGGCACCTCGAACGTGATCGCGAGGCTCGTGCGCGACGTCTTCGGCGGCGACCTCGCCGCGATGGTGCGACACGCGAACGAGTCGCTCTTCGACCCCGCCGGCATGACCAGCGCCTTCTTCGAGCCCGACGCGTCGGGCAGCTTCGTGGGCTCCTCGTACCTGCACATGACGGCGCGCGACTGGGCGCGCTTCGGGGAGCTCTTCCGGCAGGACGGGGTCTGGAACGGGCGGCGCCTCCTGCCCGAGGGCTGGGTGCGCTACGCGGCGACGCCGACGCCGGCCGCGCCGCAGGGCGCCTACGGCGCGCACTGGTGGCTGAACGCCGGGACGCCGGGCCATCCCGAGGACCGCCCCTGGCCGCGCATCCCGGCCGAGGTCCGGGCCGCCCGCGGGCACAGCGGGCAGTGGGTGGCGGTGGTGCCCTCGGCGCGCCTCGTCGTCGTGCGCCTCGGCCTCACCGTGCCCGACGAGGAGCCCCTCGACGGCACCGAGACGCTGATCGCCGAGCTGCTCGCGGCCTACGCGCGCTAG
- a CDS encoding DUF3617 family protein, which yields MTRASFLLALVPLLAAAPAGAEADLEPGEWEQVMTITAPGQPAPPPRTVRQCITRSDAAIFSDHERWAQEMVGANPKAGCKVESSKREGSAVSVVLTCQDGVRLLVRQDFRGTTGTIDAESQVGGVTQNKNHIVSKKVSDTCSPDTIELWKRQNPGKTFEP from the coding sequence ATGACCCGCGCCTCCTTCCTCCTGGCCCTGGTTCCGCTGCTCGCCGCCGCGCCGGCCGGGGCCGAGGCCGACCTCGAGCCCGGCGAGTGGGAGCAGGTGATGACGATCACCGCCCCGGGGCAGCCGGCTCCGCCGCCCCGGACCGTGCGCCAGTGCATCACCCGCTCCGACGCCGCGATCTTCAGCGACCACGAGCGCTGGGCGCAGGAGATGGTGGGCGCCAACCCGAAGGCCGGCTGCAAGGTCGAGTCGTCGAAGCGCGAGGGCAGCGCGGTCTCGGTCGTGCTCACCTGCCAGGACGGCGTGCGCCTGCTCGTGCGGCAGGACTTCCGGGGCACGACCGGCACGATCGACGCCGAGTCGCAGGTGGGCGGCGTCACGCAGAACAAGAACCACATCGTGTCGAAGAAGGTCTCCGACACCTGCAGCCCCGACACGATCGAGCTCTGGAAGCGGCAGAACCCCGGCAAGACCTTCGAGCCCTGA
- a CDS encoding YheU family protein, with product MRERPEPVEVPIDALGADALQGVIESFVGREGTDYGERERTLAEKVADVRRQLERGTARIVFDPETESVDIVPVG from the coding sequence ATGCGCGAGCGCCCCGAGCCGGTGGAGGTCCCGATCGACGCCCTCGGCGCCGACGCGCTCCAGGGGGTCATCGAGAGCTTCGTCGGCCGCGAGGGCACCGACTACGGCGAGCGCGAGCGCACCCTCGCCGAGAAGGTGGCCGACGTGCGCCGCCAGCTCGAGCGCGGCACCGCGCGCATCGTCTTCGACCCCGAGACCGAGAGCGTCGACATCGTTCCGGTGGGCTAG
- a CDS encoding NAD(P)/FAD-dependent oxidoreductase — MERCDVLVVGGGPGGSSCARALVRAGLEVVVLDRRRFPRDKVCAGWITPPVLACLGVDPAEYARGRVLQPVHGFAVSQLGAAAVARVDYGRPVSYGIRRCELDHFLLARAGARLRLGEPLRSLHRAGGRWVANDAVEAPVLVGAGGHFCPVAQQLGCATGPPAPVVAAQEIEVRLAPGALEKLALDAALPELFFEPDLAGYGWVVRKGEWLNVGLGRQGPSPGGLGEFVARFLDHVRALGKAPAAFEARFRGHAYLLHGQAARPLAGEGVLLVGDAAGLAYPRSGEGIRPAVESGLLAARTIAEAGGDPAVAKLTAYAERIEARFGPRGPRLPAAAPGWKRALAGRLLASPAFARRVVLDRWFLHREAAALAA; from the coding sequence ATGGAGCGCTGCGACGTGCTCGTGGTGGGCGGAGGTCCGGGCGGATCGTCCTGCGCGCGCGCGCTCGTGCGCGCGGGGCTCGAGGTCGTGGTCCTCGACCGGCGCCGCTTCCCGCGCGACAAGGTCTGCGCCGGCTGGATCACGCCCCCCGTGCTCGCCTGCCTCGGGGTGGACCCGGCCGAGTACGCGCGAGGGCGCGTGCTCCAGCCCGTGCACGGCTTCGCGGTGTCGCAGCTCGGCGCGGCGGCGGTGGCGCGCGTCGACTACGGGCGGCCCGTCTCGTACGGGATCCGTCGCTGCGAGCTCGACCACTTCCTGCTCGCGCGCGCCGGCGCGCGGCTGCGGCTCGGCGAGCCGCTGCGCTCGCTGCACCGGGCGGGCGGGCGCTGGGTCGCGAACGACGCCGTCGAGGCCCCCGTCCTGGTGGGCGCCGGCGGCCACTTCTGTCCGGTGGCGCAGCAGCTCGGCTGCGCCACCGGGCCGCCCGCGCCGGTCGTGGCGGCGCAGGAGATCGAGGTGCGCCTCGCGCCCGGCGCGCTCGAGAAGCTGGCCCTCGATGCCGCGCTCCCCGAGCTCTTCTTCGAGCCCGATCTCGCGGGCTACGGCTGGGTGGTGCGCAAGGGCGAGTGGCTGAACGTGGGGCTCGGCCGGCAGGGCCCCTCGCCCGGCGGGCTCGGCGAGTTCGTGGCGCGCTTCCTCGACCACGTGCGCGCCCTCGGCAAGGCCCCGGCCGCCTTCGAGGCGCGCTTCCGGGGCCACGCCTACCTGCTCCATGGCCAGGCCGCGCGCCCGCTCGCGGGCGAGGGCGTGCTGCTCGTCGGCGATGCGGCGGGGCTCGCCTATCCGCGCAGCGGCGAGGGAATCCGGCCGGCGGTCGAGTCGGGGCTCCTGGCCGCCCGCACGATCGCCGAGGCGGGCGGCGATCCGGCCGTGGCGAAGCTCACCGCCTACGCCGAGCGCATCGAGGCGCGCTTCGGCCCGCGCGGGCCGCGGCTGCCCGCCGCCGCGCCGGGCTGGAAGCGCGCGCTCGCGGGGCGGCTGCTCGCGAGCCCCGCCTTCGCGCGGCGCGTCGTCCTCGACCGCTGGTTCCTGCACCGGGAGGCGGCCGCGCTCGCCGCGTAG
- a CDS encoding cyclopropane-fatty-acyl-phospholipid synthase — MSSPRLPSSLADPPRTDPVTLGRPPSSGSVAGGAAVALERHVARRLLAGVPRAPFALRLPNGETLAHPGERPRATLVFRDAGALLGMLGPEGEVHFGDAYAAGRIEVEGDLLDVLLPVFQAPKPGGPIGAAGALWKRARRRRNSLRGSREHVHHHYDLGNDFYALWLDREMVYTCAYFPRPDASLEEAQLAKLEHVARKLRLRPGARVIEAGCGWGALALHLARRHGARVRAFNISRAQLDFARARARAEGLAGQVEFLEDDYRNVTAPCDAFVSVGMLEHVGPEHYDDLGRVMNRTLGPDGRAFLHFIGRHRRAPFSPWVERRIFPGAYAPTLAELGPALETAELAIADVENLRPHYARTLEHWLARFEAHRDEVRRRFDERFVRMWRLYLAGSIAAFRAGSLQLFQVLLARPRGDALPWTRDDLYRDA; from the coding sequence ATGTCGTCCCCTCGCCTCCCGTCCTCACTCGCAGATCCCCCCCGCACCGATCCCGTCACGCTCGGGCGCCCGCCCTCCTCGGGGTCGGTTGCCGGCGGTGCGGCCGTCGCGCTCGAGCGGCACGTCGCCCGGCGGCTGCTCGCGGGCGTGCCCCGCGCGCCCTTCGCCCTCCGGCTTCCGAACGGCGAGACGCTCGCCCACCCGGGCGAGCGCCCGCGCGCGACGCTCGTGTTCCGGGATGCGGGTGCCCTGCTCGGCATGCTCGGGCCCGAGGGCGAGGTCCACTTCGGCGACGCCTACGCCGCCGGCCGCATCGAGGTCGAGGGCGATCTCCTCGATGTGCTGCTGCCGGTCTTCCAGGCACCGAAGCCCGGCGGGCCGATCGGTGCCGCCGGCGCGCTCTGGAAGCGCGCCCGCCGCCGGCGCAACTCGCTGCGCGGCTCGCGCGAGCACGTCCACCACCACTACGACCTCGGCAACGACTTCTACGCGCTCTGGCTCGATCGCGAGATGGTGTATACCTGCGCCTACTTCCCGAGGCCCGACGCCTCGCTCGAGGAGGCCCAGCTCGCCAAGCTCGAGCACGTGGCGCGCAAGCTGCGGCTGCGGCCGGGCGCGCGCGTGATCGAGGCGGGCTGCGGCTGGGGCGCCCTTGCGCTCCACCTCGCGCGCCGCCATGGCGCCCGCGTGCGCGCCTTCAACATCTCCCGCGCGCAGCTCGACTTCGCCCGCGCGCGGGCGCGGGCCGAGGGCCTGGCCGGCCAGGTCGAGTTCCTCGAGGACGACTACCGCAACGTCACGGCGCCCTGCGACGCCTTCGTGTCGGTGGGCATGCTCGAGCACGTCGGGCCCGAGCACTACGACGACCTCGGCCGGGTGATGAACCGCACCCTCGGCCCGGACGGGCGCGCCTTCCTGCACTTCATCGGCCGCCACCGGAGGGCGCCCTTCAGCCCGTGGGTCGAACGGCGGATCTTCCCGGGCGCCTACGCGCCGACCCTCGCCGAGCTCGGGCCCGCGCTCGAGACCGCGGAGCTCGCGATCGCCGACGTCGAGAACCTGCGCCCGCACTACGCGCGCACGCTCGAGCACTGGCTCGCGCGCTTCGAGGCGCATCGCGACGAGGTGCGCCGGCGCTTCGACGAGCGCTTCGTGCGGATGTGGCGCCTCTACCTGGCGGGCTCGATCGCCGCCTTCCGCGCGGGCTCGCTCCAGCTCTTCCAGGTGCTCCTCGCCCGGCCCCGCGGCGACGCGCTGCCCTGGACGCGCGACGACCTCTACCGGGACGCCTGA